From a single Brassica oleracea var. oleracea cultivar TO1000 chromosome C5, BOL, whole genome shotgun sequence genomic region:
- the LOC106296208 gene encoding psbP domain-containing protein 7, chloroplastic isoform X1, which translates to MSLKLYFSLHSSSLKSAKPSSILIAQQSPGDRKTSPADEFSPLAEKFNRRLLLGIGSSSVLAIGANFGGVTSFVLGLSPEFGRNLQLDVVYPIRGYSRCIDTVEGFEFIYPATWVGDQTLLYRAAEKTERETSLDLPPARISRRKNVNEPVVAFGPPGSTGELNVSVIVSPVSPTFSIEAFGGPKEVGEAIVKTVTRSGQRTDLKGTLLEANLRQDSERNLKYYELEFKVESPSFRRHNVAVCCANGGRLYTLNAQAPESAWSELKHEFHTIAKSFNIIS; encoded by the exons ATGTCTCTAAAACTTTACTTCTCTCTTCACTCATCATCACTCAAAAGTGCCAAACCCTCCAGCATTTTGATCGCTCAACAATCCCCCGGTGACCGGAAAACCTCCCCGGCCGACGAGTTCTCTCCCCTTGCTGAGAAATTCAACCGGCGGTTACTTCTTGGTATAGGCTCGTCCTCTGTGCTCGCCATCGGTGCGAATTTTGGAGGAGTCACGAGCTTTGTACTCGGTTTATCGCCAGAGTTCGGTCGGAATCTTCAACTCGATGTTGTGTATCCGATCAGAGGTTATAGCAGATGTATCGACACGGTTGAAGGTTTCG AGTTTATATATCCGGCTACGTGGGTTGGAGACCAAACGCTCTTGTATAGAGCCGCGGAGAAGACAGAGCGGGAGACTTCTCTAGACCTTCCTCCCGCAAGAATCAGTCGCCGGAAAAACGTCAATGAACCGGTTGTTGCATTTGGACCACCCGGTTCGACCGGCGAGCTCAACGTCAGTGTTATTGTCTCCCCTGTCTCACCCACTTTCTC AATTGAAGCATTTGGAGGGCCAAAGGAAGTAGGAGAAGCGATAGTAAAAACAGTGACAAGATCTGGTCAAAGAACAGATTTAAAAGGGACTTTGCTGGAAGCAAATCTCAGACAAGATTCAGAGAGAAACTTGAAGTACTATGAGTTGGAATTCAAAGTCGAATCACCATCTTTCCGGCGGCATAACGTGGCTGTATGTTGCGCTAATGGTGGCCGGCTCTATACTCTGAATGCTCAGGCTCCAGAGTCAGCTTGGTCAGAGTTAAAACATGAGTTTCATACTATTGCTAAATCATTCAATATCATTTCTTAA
- the LOC106296208 gene encoding psbP domain-containing protein 7, chloroplastic isoform X2 has protein sequence MSLKLYFSLHSSSLKSAKPSSILIAQQSPGDRKTSPADEFSPLAEKFNRRLLLGIGSSSVLAIGANFGGVTSFVLGLSPEFGRNLQLDVVYPIRGYSRCIDTVEEFIYPATWVGDQTLLYRAAEKTERETSLDLPPARISRRKNVNEPVVAFGPPGSTGELNVSVIVSPVSPTFSIEAFGGPKEVGEAIVKTVTRSGQRTDLKGTLLEANLRQDSERNLKYYELEFKVESPSFRRHNVAVCCANGGRLYTLNAQAPESAWSELKHEFHTIAKSFNIIS, from the exons ATGTCTCTAAAACTTTACTTCTCTCTTCACTCATCATCACTCAAAAGTGCCAAACCCTCCAGCATTTTGATCGCTCAACAATCCCCCGGTGACCGGAAAACCTCCCCGGCCGACGAGTTCTCTCCCCTTGCTGAGAAATTCAACCGGCGGTTACTTCTTGGTATAGGCTCGTCCTCTGTGCTCGCCATCGGTGCGAATTTTGGAGGAGTCACGAGCTTTGTACTCGGTTTATCGCCAGAGTTCGGTCGGAATCTTCAACTCGATGTTGTGTATCCGATCAGAGGTTATAGCAGATGTATCGACACGGTTGAAG AGTTTATATATCCGGCTACGTGGGTTGGAGACCAAACGCTCTTGTATAGAGCCGCGGAGAAGACAGAGCGGGAGACTTCTCTAGACCTTCCTCCCGCAAGAATCAGTCGCCGGAAAAACGTCAATGAACCGGTTGTTGCATTTGGACCACCCGGTTCGACCGGCGAGCTCAACGTCAGTGTTATTGTCTCCCCTGTCTCACCCACTTTCTC AATTGAAGCATTTGGAGGGCCAAAGGAAGTAGGAGAAGCGATAGTAAAAACAGTGACAAGATCTGGTCAAAGAACAGATTTAAAAGGGACTTTGCTGGAAGCAAATCTCAGACAAGATTCAGAGAGAAACTTGAAGTACTATGAGTTGGAATTCAAAGTCGAATCACCATCTTTCCGGCGGCATAACGTGGCTGTATGTTGCGCTAATGGTGGCCGGCTCTATACTCTGAATGCTCAGGCTCCAGAGTCAGCTTGGTCAGAGTTAAAACATGAGTTTCATACTATTGCTAAATCATTCAATATCATTTCTTAA